AAGTTAAACTAATAAACTAGATCATGTTTTTTAGTTGGTTGTATTCAAACGAGGCTTGAAGAGAGCAATGAGTTCTTCTTTAGAAGGTGATACTTCCTTGATCACAGGATGAGTGGCAAAATCATGGCTCCATTTACAGAGCTTGGGAAACTTTGCCTCTGTCAATATCTCTACTCCCACAAGCTCTTGTACAGCTGGGATCCATTGGGCTATGAAGTTTCCCGTTATATCCACAAATCCAATGCTTTCTCCACCAAAGTACCTACCTTTCAACTCTTTCTCTAGAATTTCAAGATACTCACTTACTTCTTCTAATGCCTTTTTCCGCTCCTCCTTAACCCAGAAAGCTTTCCATGCAGTTGGCACGACCTGGGAAAAGACCATATTCAACGTCAAATCGTTACTTTACAGTAAACACATAAGGTGTTCGACGAAAGTTCaagctcaaaaaaataaaagacgTTTCATAAAAAGTTGATTATTGGAAGAATTGTTACCTTGTCTTCAATGAAACGACTCCAGAAACGGGCTTGAGCTCTTTCATAAGGGTGTTGAGGCAAGATGGGGTGAGTCTTCCATGTCTCATCGATGTATTCAAGAATTACAAGTGACTCTGCTACGGGCTTTTCATTGTGGACAAAGGTAGGGACTTTTTTGTGAATTGGGTTGTATTTGAGGAGCGAAGCACTCTTGTTCTTCAGATCTTCTTCATAGTATTTGTATTCAACACCTTTGAGTTTCAGAGCTACATTCACTCTGTTACTAAAAGGGCTTCCCCTGACACCATAAAGCTTCACTATTTCTGCCATTATCTTAATTTCAACTATTCGGGTTTTGAATCTTCAGCTGTGTTTGTTTAGCCCAGCCAATAGTCTCTATTTATAATACaaatttcttgatttttttttttttttggcaattgGTGGAAAGTCTATAGTTGGTGGAAGAGTCTTTTACCTCCCTATTGACTAACTAATTCCATCTTGTAAATATTTATAACCTTAGATTTGTTTGTTTTCtttgtaaataataataataatttttaagaaaaattttattatagaatTCCATCAAtggattttaaataattttaatttaactttgtattaaaattgattttatccTCGATTTTATCaaatcattcaaaaaaaaaattgattttatcctcgattttatcaaaataatttttaatatgattatttataataatactaatCTAAATTATATAATTGTCTTAGAATCAAAATTGTACGTAAAGTATTCATTgcaaaaaaaattgagaagCAGTGATCAAGTGATCAACCTCCTGATGATAAGGTAAGTTTTTTCATAGACAACTCTGGATTTTGGGATAGGGAAAAACTGCAGCAATACTTTGATGAATACTCGGTCTCAACTATTCTCAAAATTCCAATTGGTGGCCCCCAAAAAACTGACTCGCTTATTTGGACCCAAGACAACTCTGGTATTTTTTCTGTAAAGTCAGCCTACCACATAGCTAACAATGTATCCCTGCCTCCCTCCTCCTCTGATTCTTCCCTCTCTAAAACCTGGTGGAAAACCCTTTGGAACCTAAATGTGCAGCCAAAGATCAAAAACTTTGCTTGGAGAGTTTACCACCATATCCTCCCTGTTGGTCTTAATCTGTTTGTTAGGAAAACCATTTCCCAACCTACCTGCTCTTTTTGTCCAAATCCCACTGAAACAGTCACACACGCCCTACTAGATTGTCCCAGAGCGTCAAAAATTTGGAAGGCCTCGCCTCTCCGAAGTTTTTATTTGTCAAACAGGCATGTTGATGTAAAAGAATTTATGATCATTGGCTTTGAGCAGTTACATAAAGATCAATTAGTTCTTTTGGTCACAACTCTTTGGGCTATTTGGTACTCAAGAAACAAGAAGCTATTTGCAAATTTGGACCTAACCCCTAATGATACTATTGCTTGGATTGATTCTTACATTTCAGATTACAATGCAGCCATGGCTATGAAGAACAGGTATAGTGGAGTTCTTAATATCCCGGCTTCAGACAGGACGCCAAAGGTGGTTCCTCAAAATCAGTACCTTCTTCAAACAGATGCAGCAATCAACCAGACTCAGAGCAAGATGGGCTTTGGAGCAGTGCTTCTTGATTGGCAAGGTAAAGTGGTTGCCGGTCTTTCAGCACCTGTGGCTGGGAATCTGCAGCCACTGATAGCTGAGGCTTTGTCTTTGCATGCTAGCTTAGAGTGGTGTATCAATATACAAATGCCACTAGCTGTGATAGAGACAGATTCAAAGTTGCTAGTTGACAAAGTCCTTAGCAAGAAAGCTGATTTTTCAGCACTAGCAGATGTTATCGAAGATATCCGTTGTTCTTTATCTGCCTTCCCTGATGTCCACCTCCGGTATGTCAAGCGATCCCATAACTGCAGAGCGCACAACCTGGCGCAAAGGGCATTGGGGCAAGATGAAGAATGCTGTTGGAATGCTTTAGTTCCAACTTTGTGTTAGCTTCTACTGGAGCTCTctcgtcaaaaaaaaaaaaaaaaaaaatctttttgaaaagaaaaaataatcaagttttgagtttattttttaagaatttttataaaataaatatatgattatatatatattttttttaacaaaatatcattaatttttgttttatgaCTGAATTTGgtgtatatattaaaaaaaatatattgggaAATATTCACTGCTAAGTAAATGATGATGTAATAGCATACGAAATGAATTGGATTGGTCCATTCACATGAAGACATCAGTAAGAATTGGTTCATTTTCTAGTACCAACCAGAACTTTCCAACCactcaaattaatttttatgattttgtgTAAGGAAGGAAAGTCTAGTTTTTATGTTGACTACatgttaatatttaattgtaaAACACTATACACTAAATACGTGGACAGAAAcacaaattttatattatttaattgagcattgctattagccTAATACTTTTGCAACATGTCGCGTTGCCATTGACTAGCGATACTctttaaaagctattatattaaattatatgagacatgATACTTAGTTAGactaatagcgatattgacacataagagGGTGCTAGGTACCACTGATCCCTTTAACATTTCTTTATTTCTTACTATATTAAATGTGTCTTAATCATGTGATACTTTTAATGACATATATACCCTTtagattaatattatattatttacatatatatatcttgtATTATCTTTGCATTCAAAGtccaattttaatattttaagggtatttgtaataatatataagGTGATACTTTTAATGACACATTTACCCTTTAAATTAACATTGTATTATTTGTAATGACATATATATCCTATATTACCTttgaattcaaagttcaatttcaatatttttatgGCGCGTTTACTAAACTGTAATTGGAATCAGAATAATCAATGGGAGAAATGTATcggtttaaaatagaaaataatcgaaatcaatattttattatgctgTTTACTAAACTGTCTAGAAAGAAAATCAGAATCATCTTATTTTGTTTACATAACTAGGAAAGGTAATCGGAATgctttaatttgacaaaattaccattattagaatatgtaattattttttttgtttatagatttttaaagggcatatttgtcttttttatttttaattaataaaatttaaattagaatGAATTAAGCTAGGAAAGGAAAAGGTATTCCCTATAAAAATGGGAGGAGAACCTTTCCCTTTGTTTTTTCCTAAATTTGTGTGGGTCCTACTACTTTCTCCCtttacaaaatttattaaaCAATTGTATGGGAATCAATACCATACCATTCATTCCCATTCCCTTTAAGTAAACATGCCATTAGAGTATTTGTAATGATATATATTAGCATTGAAAAGtctagaatgaaaataaaaaattgtttttgtaca
This region of Cannabis sativa cultivar Pink pepper isolate KNU-18-1 chromosome 7, ASM2916894v1, whole genome shotgun sequence genomic DNA includes:
- the LOC115697266 gene encoding probable glutathione S-transferase; its protein translation is MAEIVKLYGVRGSPFSNRVNVALKLKGVEYKYYEEDLKNKSASLLKYNPIHKKVPTFVHNEKPVAESLVILEYIDETWKTHPILPQHPYERAQARFWSRFIEDKVVPTAWKAFWVKEERKKALEEVSEYLEILEKELKGRYFGGESIGFVDITGNFIAQWIPAVQELVGVEILTEAKFPKLCKWSHDFATHPVIKEVSPSKEELIALFKPRLNTTN